In the Sulfitobacter pacificus genome, one interval contains:
- a CDS encoding efflux RND transporter permease subunit, with protein sequence MDTIINAAFSRSRVVVMALVMVLTVGAFAYVSIPKEANPEVPLPLFYVSTGLDGISPSDAERLLLEPMETEFASIAGLDSMKSDAAEGFASIQLEFMPGGDNDEALDKVREAVDRVESELPEDAHDVNITEINTALFPIITAILSGPVPERTLNTLAERLQEEIEGLEGVLEADIGGQRFEFLEVLIDPTVFQTYNLSFDELIGQIQRNNRLIAAGAIETGSGRIVLKVPGLIEDLEDVMAMPVKVRGNAVVTFGDVATIRRTFEDPDSFARINGQPALALEVTKRSGANIIDTVAEVKALVEEMRVDWPESVQITYLQDQSKQVKDMLNDLEANVIAAVILVMIVIVLALGSRSAILVGLSIPGAFLAGVIALWSMGYTMNIVVLFSLILVVGMLVDGAIVTTELADRKLQEGVPPKEAYAFAAKRMAWPIIASTATTLSVFFPLLFWTGMVGEFMKFLPITVILTLFASLFMALIFIPVVGGLIGKRQPQTAKAKAQLHAAEFGDPRDMTGFTGGYVRLLQWAILRPGATLLLAVALLLGGFSIYGAFGKGVSFFPSVEPDFMQVQVRARDNFSIFERDALVRAVEERILGYDEIASIYARSMMSAGQGDEETIGTLQLELTPWDTRRTAAEIGEDIRSSVADIAGIDVQVQTESGGPTAGKPVNLEITARNPAVQGQAVQQIRDIMDRVGGFTDITDTRPVPGVEVSILVNRAEAARFGADVSLLGQAVQLLTQGITVADYRPDDVDGSLDIRVRFPREERSLAELAGLRVPTTSGLVPISNFVTFAPSERTGVIRRIDEKRVTTVEANVAPGLLVNDQVIALTTALNAAELPEGVNFSFAGEAEDQAESMIFLASAFVAAVFMMFVILVIQFNNFFQAFIVMSAIVFSIAGVLLGLLITGRPFGVVMGGIGVIALAGIVVNNNIVLIDTYNDLKKSGQAPLEAALRTGAQRLRPVILTSVTTALGLMPMVIGVNLNFFTREIVYGAPSTQWWTELSSAIAGGLVIATILTLIVTPAMLMLGEGRRSQRAIVPEPVV encoded by the coding sequence ATGGACACCATTATCAACGCGGCTTTTTCCCGCTCGCGTGTTGTGGTCATGGCTCTTGTGATGGTGCTGACCGTTGGCGCTTTTGCCTATGTATCGATCCCGAAAGAAGCCAACCCCGAAGTGCCGCTGCCGCTGTTCTATGTCTCAACCGGGCTTGATGGCATCAGCCCTTCGGATGCAGAACGATTGCTGCTTGAACCGATGGAGACGGAGTTTGCCTCTATCGCAGGGTTGGACAGTATGAAATCCGATGCTGCCGAAGGGTTTGCCAGTATCCAGCTTGAATTCATGCCCGGTGGCGACAATGACGAGGCGCTGGATAAGGTGCGCGAGGCGGTGGACCGTGTGGAATCCGAGCTGCCCGAAGATGCGCATGACGTCAACATTACCGAAATCAACACTGCCCTGTTTCCGATCATCACGGCCATTCTGTCCGGCCCGGTGCCAGAGCGTACGCTGAACACATTGGCCGAACGGCTTCAGGAGGAAATCGAAGGCCTTGAGGGGGTGCTGGAGGCTGACATCGGCGGTCAGCGGTTCGAGTTTCTGGAGGTGTTGATCGACCCCACGGTGTTCCAAACCTACAACCTGTCTTTTGACGAGCTGATCGGCCAGATCCAGCGCAACAACCGCCTGATTGCGGCGGGGGCGATTGAGACCGGCTCGGGGCGGATTGTGTTGAAGGTGCCCGGCCTGATCGAGGATCTTGAGGATGTCATGGCAATGCCCGTCAAAGTGCGTGGCAATGCGGTGGTTACCTTTGGCGATGTGGCCACGATCCGGCGCACTTTTGAGGATCCAGATTCATTTGCCCGCATCAACGGCCAGCCCGCCTTGGCACTTGAGGTTACCAAACGCTCCGGTGCGAACATCATTGATACTGTGGCGGAGGTCAAAGCCTTGGTTGAAGAGATGCGTGTTGACTGGCCTGAAAGCGTTCAGATCACCTATCTTCAGGATCAAAGCAAACAGGTCAAAGACATGTTGAATGATCTGGAGGCAAATGTGATCGCCGCCGTGATCCTTGTGATGATCGTAATTGTTCTCGCGCTTGGCAGCCGCTCTGCGATCCTTGTGGGTTTGTCGATTCCCGGTGCCTTTCTTGCTGGTGTGATCGCACTCTGGAGCATGGGATACACGATGAACATCGTTGTCCTGTTCTCGCTGATCCTTGTGGTCGGCATGCTGGTGGACGGGGCCATTGTCACAACCGAACTGGCGGACCGCAAACTGCAAGAGGGGGTGCCCCCGAAAGAGGCCTATGCCTTTGCGGCGAAACGCATGGCGTGGCCTATTATTGCCTCTACGGCGACCACGCTCAGCGTCTTTTTCCCGTTGTTGTTCTGGACCGGCATGGTGGGGGAGTTTATGAAGTTCCTGCCCATCACTGTGATCCTGACGCTGTTTGCCTCGCTGTTTATGGCCTTGATATTCATTCCCGTTGTTGGTGGGTTGATCGGCAAACGTCAGCCCCAGACCGCCAAGGCCAAGGCGCAATTGCATGCGGCAGAATTTGGTGATCCGCGCGACATGACCGGTTTTACCGGCGGCTATGTGCGGCTGTTGCAATGGGCGATCCTTCGTCCCGGGGCCACCCTTTTGCTGGCGGTGGCGCTGCTGTTGGGGGGCTTCAGCATCTATGGGGCCTTTGGCAAAGGCGTCAGCTTTTTCCCCTCTGTTGAGCCTGACTTTATGCAGGTTCAGGTGCGGGCGCGTGATAATTTTTCGATCTTCGAGCGGGACGCATTGGTGCGCGCGGTCGAGGAGCGCATCCTTGGATATGACGAAATCGCCAGCATCTACGCCCGTTCTATGATGAGCGCGGGGCAGGGGGATGAGGAAACCATCGGCACCCTGCAATTGGAGCTGACCCCCTGGGACACCCGCCGCACCGCCGCCGAAATCGGCGAGGACATCCGCTCCAGCGTCGCGGATATTGCGGGCATTGACGTGCAGGTCCAGACGGAAAGTGGCGGGCCAACCGCGGGCAAGCCGGTTAACCTTGAAATCACCGCCCGCAATCCGGCGGTGCAGGGGCAGGCCGTTCAGCAGATCCGCGATATCATGGACCGTGTGGGCGGGTTCACCGATATCACTGATACCCGCCCTGTGCCGGGAGTTGAGGTGTCGATCCTTGTGAACCGCGCAGAGGCGGCGCGTTTTGGGGCAGATGTCAGCCTTCTCGGGCAGGCGGTGCAATTGCTGACCCAAGGCATCACGGTGGCGGACTACCGCCCCGATGACGTTGATGGATCGCTGGATATTCGCGTGCGCTTCCCGCGTGAAGAGCGTTCACTGGCGGAACTGGCCGGGCTGCGGGTGCCGACCACCTCCGGTCTGGTGCCGATCTCCAACTTCGTGACCTTCGCCCCTTCCGAGCGCACCGGCGTGATCCGCCGCATCGACGAAAAACGCGTCACGACTGTGGAGGCAAATGTCGCCCCCGGCTTGCTGGTCAATGATCAGGTTATCGCGCTGACCACCGCGCTGAATGCCGCCGAACTGCCGGAAGGTGTGAACTTTAGCTTCGCGGGCGAGGCAGAGGATCAGGCCGAAAGCATGATCTTTCTTGCCAGCGCCTTTGTCGCGGCGGTCTTTATGATGTTTGTGATCCTTGTGATCCAGTTCAACAACTTCTTTCAGGCCTTTATCGTGATGAGCGCCATCGTGTTCTCCATTGCTGGTGTCTTGCTGGGGCTGCTGATCACGGGCCGCCCCTTTGGTGTGGTCATGGGCGGGATTGGGGTGATTGCCCTGGCGGGTATCGTGGTGAACAACAATATTGTTCTGATCGACACCTATAATGACCTCAAGAAATCCGGGCAGGCCCCGCTGGAAGCGGCACTGCGCACCGGTGCCCAACGCCTGCGTCCGGTGATCCTGACATCGGTGACAACCGCGCTGGGGCTGATGCCGATGGTTATTGGGGTGAACCTGAATTTCTTTACCCGTGAGATCGTCTATGGCGCGCCCTCTACCCAGTGGTGGACAGAACTGTCCTCTGCCATTGCCGGTGGATTGGTGATTGCCACGATTCTGACGCTGATCGTTACACCCGCCATGCTGATGCTGGGCGAAGGCCGCAGAAGCCAGCGTGCAATCGTGCCAGAACCAGTAGTGTGA
- a CDS encoding UdgX family uracil-DNA binding protein (This protein belongs to the uracil DNA glycosylase superfamily, members of which act in excision repair of DNA. However, it belongs more specifically to UdgX branch, whose founding member was found to bind uracil in DNA (where it does not belong), without cleaving it, appears to promote DNA repair by a pathway involving RecA, rather than base excision.): MHHVIIPEIDAATVWRDKARGFLAAGVAPSRIIWGDTTSAADLFALEQDTPPQSAITVPRSFVAMANTVVWHNDPERFARLYAFLWRLRDAPHLMADRGDADLAHLRQMEKNVRRCQHKMKAFVRFREISREGANRRSFAAWFEPTHHTVEPTADFFVRRFADMDWRILTPRISAVFEGGQLTIQAGQPKPDLPKDASEELWITYFRNIFNPARVKLQAMQSEMPKKYWKNMPEAAAIPDMIANAPARARAMALAAPSLPPRHMPNAQAQLAQCPSAWDGPEATLPAAITACTRCPLHQRATQAVLGEGPLDADLMIVGEQPGDQEDLAGRPFVGPAGQLFDRLAAAVALNRSKAYVTNAVKHFKFQPKGRRRIHQRPNTAEIDHCKWWLEAELAQVKPRLVVAMGATAAQALTGKGTEIMARRGRIETGLSGLPILITLHPSYVLRHPDADGRIAAEALLQQDLQAAAAYLG, translated from the coding sequence ATGCATCACGTCATCATCCCGGAGATCGACGCCGCCACCGTCTGGCGTGACAAGGCACGCGGGTTTCTGGCGGCCGGTGTTGCGCCAAGCCGGATCATCTGGGGCGACACGACCAGCGCGGCGGATCTTTTTGCCCTGGAACAGGACACCCCGCCGCAATCCGCCATCACCGTGCCACGCAGCTTTGTCGCCATGGCAAACACGGTGGTCTGGCACAATGATCCCGAACGCTTTGCCCGGCTCTATGCGTTCTTGTGGCGGTTGCGCGACGCGCCCCATTTGATGGCAGATCGCGGCGATGCGGATCTGGCGCACCTGCGGCAGATGGAAAAGAATGTGCGCCGCTGTCAGCACAAGATGAAAGCCTTTGTGCGGTTTCGTGAAATCAGCAGAGAGGGCGCAAACCGGCGTTCCTTTGCGGCATGGTTCGAACCGACACATCATACCGTAGAGCCGACCGCAGATTTTTTTGTCCGCCGGTTCGCTGATATGGACTGGCGTATTCTAACACCGCGCATCTCTGCCGTTTTTGAGGGCGGGCAGTTGACGATCCAGGCCGGACAGCCCAAGCCCGATCTGCCCAAAGACGCCAGTGAAGAGCTGTGGATCACCTATTTCCGTAATATCTTCAATCCGGCACGGGTAAAGCTGCAAGCGATGCAATCGGAGATGCCCAAGAAGTATTGGAAGAACATGCCGGAAGCGGCGGCGATCCCGGATATGATTGCCAATGCCCCGGCCCGTGCGCGCGCGATGGCTTTGGCCGCCCCCTCCCTGCCCCCCAGACATATGCCAAATGCGCAGGCACAGCTGGCGCAATGCCCATCGGCATGGGATGGTCCAGAGGCTACATTGCCCGCAGCAATTACCGCCTGCACCCGCTGCCCATTGCATCAAAGGGCCACCCAAGCGGTCCTTGGCGAAGGGCCGCTGGATGCTGATCTGATGATTGTGGGGGAGCAACCCGGCGATCAGGAGGATCTGGCCGGTCGCCCCTTTGTCGGCCCCGCAGGCCAACTGTTTGACAGGCTCGCAGCAGCGGTAGCACTGAACCGCAGTAAGGCCTATGTCACCAATGCAGTGAAACACTTCAAGTTTCAGCCCAAAGGCAGGCGGCGCATCCATCAACGTCCGAACACTGCCGAGATTGACCATTGCAAATGGTGGCTGGAGGCGGAGCTGGCGCAGGTCAAACCCAGACTGGTCGTCGCCATGGGCGCGACGGCGGCGCAGGCGCTGACCGGCAAGGGCACAGAAATCATGGCCCGGCGCGGCAGGATTGAAACCGGTTTGTCCGGCCTGCCCATCCTGATCACACTGCATCCATCCTATGTGCTGCGCCATCCCGATGCCGACGGGCGGATCGCGGCGGAAGCGCTGTTGCAGCAGGATTTGCAGGCGGCTGCGGCCTATCTTGGGTGA
- a CDS encoding putative DNA modification/repair radical SAM protein → MVQKTLNRKLAILSDAAKYDASCASSGSSKRDSRDGKGLGSNDGAGICHAYAPDGRCISLLKILMTNFCIYDCSYCINRVSSNVERARFTVDEVVKLTIEFYRRNYIEGLFLSSGVIRSPDDTMAEMVLIARKLREEENFRGYIHLKTIPDAAPELIAQAGLLADRLSINVELPTDAAVSQYAPEKKPEQIRRAMADVRLRKDAAKEKSHTGRRPPRFAPAGQSTQMIIGADGSNDAAVLGQSTRLYSSYKLKRVYYSAFSPIPDSSAKLPLIRPPLEREHRLYQADWLLRFYDFRLDEITSVTKDGNLDLEVDPKLAWALVHRSVFPLDVNRASKEMLLRVPGFGVKTVNRILTTRRHRALRYEDIARMGGSMKRARAFIVADGWSPGALTDSADLRARFTPPPKQLTLF, encoded by the coding sequence ATGGTTCAAAAAACGCTAAATCGAAAACTTGCGATCCTCAGCGACGCGGCAAAATATGACGCCTCCTGCGCCTCTTCCGGTTCCTCCAAACGAGATTCCCGCGATGGCAAAGGGTTGGGATCAAATGACGGTGCCGGCATCTGCCATGCCTATGCCCCGGACGGGCGCTGCATCAGTTTGCTGAAAATCCTGATGACCAATTTTTGCATCTACGATTGCAGCTATTGCATCAATCGGGTGTCCTCCAATGTGGAGCGCGCAAGATTTACGGTGGATGAGGTGGTGAAGCTGACCATCGAATTTTACCGGCGCAATTATATTGAAGGGCTGTTTTTATCCTCGGGTGTGATCCGCTCGCCTGATGACACGATGGCCGAAATGGTGCTGATCGCCAGAAAGCTGCGCGAAGAGGAGAATTTTCGCGGCTATATCCATCTGAAAACCATCCCGGATGCGGCACCGGAACTGATCGCACAGGCAGGGCTGTTGGCGGACCGTCTGTCGATCAATGTGGAACTGCCCACCGATGCCGCCGTGTCGCAATATGCGCCCGAAAAAAAGCCAGAACAGATCCGGCGCGCCATGGCCGATGTGCGGTTGCGCAAGGATGCAGCCAAGGAAAAATCCCATACTGGCAGGCGGCCACCACGTTTTGCCCCCGCCGGGCAGTCGACACAGATGATCATCGGCGCGGATGGGTCCAATGATGCGGCTGTTCTGGGGCAGTCAACGCGGCTTTATTCCAGTTACAAGCTGAAGCGGGTGTATTATTCCGCCTTCTCGCCGATCCCGGACAGTTCGGCCAAGCTGCCGCTGATCCGCCCGCCGCTTGAACGGGAGCATCGGTTGTATCAGGCGGATTGGTTGCTGCGGTTTTATGATTTTCGGCTGGATGAAATCACTTCAGTGACCAAAGACGGGAACCTTGATCTTGAGGTGGATCCGAAACTGGCATGGGCGCTGGTCCATCGCAGTGTTTTTCCGCTTGATGTAAACCGTGCCAGTAAAGAGATGTTGTTGCGCGTGCCCGGTTTCGGGGTCAAGACCGTGAACCGCATTCTGACCACGCGCCGCCACCGCGCGTTGCGTTATGAGGATATTGCCCGCATGGGCGGGTCAATGAAAAGGGCGCGGGCGTTTATCGTGGCGGACGGATGGTCGCCCGGTGCCCTGACCGACAGTGCAGACCTGCGTGCCCGGTTCACCCCGCCGCCAAAGCAGCTGACCCTGTTCTGA